Proteins encoded by one window of Gavia stellata isolate bGavSte3 unplaced genomic scaffold, bGavSte3.hap2 HAP2_SCAFFOLD_127, whole genome shotgun sequence:
- the LOC132321913 gene encoding LOW QUALITY PROTEIN: PHD finger protein 7-like (The sequence of the model RefSeq protein was modified relative to this genomic sequence to represent the inferred CDS: deleted 2 bases in 1 codon; substituted 1 base at 1 genomic stop codon), whose protein sequence is MFAMKQQDPDSREQACMLCRRAEADPDICGYKTTKKGLCAHTYCLFLASGRFPQERRNRFLVEDTRRAIQEAAQKQCPQPSGVGPATHARSLLLMGPLCSFQRCFVCGEMGATITCREKGCDRSFHLPCASEGECVTQFFGLYRSFCWKHRPKQAVQATPEHSSTCVICLDPVEDKKSYRTMVCPACQHAWFHRSCIQKQAIHAGICFRCLHCQDKDLFVMEMLTMGIRVSKRQPSWESDQAFGLVYQRHIRCSARKCLCPRGREQAEEEGSWQLLLCSSCAAEGIHRCCSYLWNGTTTWECDCCAGLGTGKRQSTRAPALGPGARLGLVGGAXGGLGSRRAVGTTMASPARSWVAVLLTFLPPLTASSDNSELASCSTASQAAAGLSHSSLVYESSRPSTITQAPWGHPTGPQCLKAAAAPATLGQTGSDTAHGYNVERKSRTAGLENTVGPAVCQPQVLSPEAPALPSR, encoded by the exons ATGTTCGCCATGAAGCAGCAGGACCCCGACTCGAGGGAGCAAG CATGCATGCTGTGTCGCCGGGCAGAGGCTGACCCAGATATCTGTGGGtacaaaacaacaaagaaagggCTCTGTGCCCACACCTATTGCCTG tttctTGCCAGCGGGCGTTTTCCGCAAGAGCGCAGGAACAGGTTTCTTGTTGAGGACACCAGACGCGCAATCCAGGAGGCAGCCCAGAAG cagtgcccaCAGCCCAGTGGCGTGGGGCCAGCCACGCATGCCCGGAGCCTACTGCTGATGGGTCCGCTGTGCTCTTTCCAGCGCTGCTTCGTTTGCGGCGAGATGGGAGCCACCATCACCTGCCGGGAGAAGGGGTGCGACCgcagcttccatctcccctgcGCCTCAGAGGGCGAGTGTGTCACCCAGTTCTTCGGGCTGTACAG gtccttctgctggAAGCACCGCCCAAAGCAGGCAGTGCAGGCCACtccagagcacagcagcacctgcgTCATCTGCTTGGACCCTGTGGAGGACAAAAAGTCCTACCGCACCATGGTGTGCCCAGCATGCCAACATGCCTGGTTCCACCGGAGCTGCATCCAGAAGCAGGCTATCCATGCTGGCATCTGCTTCCGCTGCTTGCATTGCCAAGACAAAGATCTTTTTGTGATGGAAATGCTCACCATGGGGATTCGAGTCTCCAAGAG ACAACCATCATGGGAGAGCGACCAAGCCTTTGGACTGGTATATCAGAGGCACATCCGCTGCAGTGCCCGCAAGTGCCTTTGCCcgagaggcagggagcaggcagaggaagaggg GTCCTGGCAACTGCTCCTGTGCAGCTCTTGTGCTGCCGAAGGCATCCACCGGTGCTGCTCCTACTTGTGGAATGGCACAACCACCTGGGAGTGTGATtgctgtgctggcctgggcacTGGTAAGAGGCAAAGCACCCGG GCCCCTGcgctggggccaggggccaggCTAGGCCTGGTAGGGGGGGCTTAGGGTGGGCTTGGCTCCAGGAGGGCTGTGGGCACCACGATGGCCTCTCCTGCCCGGAGCTgggtggctgtgctgctgaccttcctgcctcccctcaCAGCCTCCAGTGACAATTCAGAGCTTGCCAGCTGCAGCACCGCCAGCCAGGCGGCAGCAGGGCtttcccacagctccctggTGTATGAGAGCAGCAGGCCCAGCACCATCACCCAGGCACCCTGGGGCCATCCCACAGGTCCCCagtgcctgaaagcagcagccgctccagccACCCTGGGCCAGACCGGATCCGACACCGCTCACGGTTACAACGTCGAGCGCAAAAGCCGTACAGCCGGCCTGGAAAACACCGTGGGACCAGCTGTGTGCCAGCCCCAAGTGCTGAGCCCAGAAGCCCCAGCACTGCCGAGCAGGTGA